The following are encoded in a window of Conger conger chromosome 19, fConCon1.1, whole genome shotgun sequence genomic DNA:
- the LOC133119045 gene encoding podocalyxin-like produces MRMIASLLLLGALCHLGLGDSSTGTSPGVNGTSPGVKTTSPGVNGTSPGVKTTSPGVNGTSPGVKTTSPGVNGTSPGVKTTSPGVDGTSPGVKTTSPGVNGTSPGVKTTSPGVNATSPGVTVTVSTSVAASTVSPTTQTPAPPSAEAATTGNLNLTVTVTTATVVPSSGTVAAMATETPGTAATATAAKAMASTTAGPSPMTVTNASVTEATTGGLTTQTQPQLSSQFSTALSSIASAAVSPSAQTPADNSTETTTAEGMLPTAPSTEASTSTSQTVHNHSGAPQGSQTQSPSTASTTVTVSGGVTAPGGEMTTSKDTNVPRNKTHPVVYHKGEQNDEGHPVAFKVCEELMQKMQVETCTLDLDPNGTIKKASVEVNPALLKELEEKHNQEEAPKNTTLIAILCSCGALLAMTAGFIAYITCHRKSYRKNQQHLTEELQTVENGYHDNPTLEVMEVHPEMQEKKTALHGEFSDSWIVPFDTLSKDDPEEEDTHL; encoded by the exons GTGCTTTATGTCATCTTGGTCTTGGCGACTCCAGCACGGGCACGTCACCGGGCGTCAACGGCACGTCACCGGGTGTCAAAACCACGTCACCGGGCGTCAACGGCACGTCACCGGGCGTCAAAACCACGTCACCGGGCGTCAACGGCACGTCACCGGGCGTCAAAACCACGTCACCGGGCGTCAACGGCACGTCACCGGGCGTCAAAACCACGTCACCGGGCGTCGACGGCACGTCACCGGGTGTCAAAACCACGTCACCGGGCGTCAACGGCACGTCACCGGGCGTCAAAACCACGTCACCGGGCGTCAACGCCACGTCACCGGGTGTCACCGTCACAGTGAGCACAAGCGTCGCTGCCTCCACCGTCAGCCCGACAACACAAACTCCCGCTCCCCCTTCAGCAGAGGCCGCTACGACAGGCAACCTCAACCTCACCGTAACCGTAACGACAGCCACTGTCGTACCGTCGTCCGGCACCGTCGCGGCGATGGCTACCGAGACCCCCGGCACGGCGGCAACGGCAACAGCGGCGAAGGCAATGGCCTCGACGACCGCGGGGCCTTCTCCCATGACCGTCACCAATGCGTCCGTCACCGAGGCAACCACCGGTGGACTGACCACCCAGACTCAGCCGCAGCTGAGCTCGCAGTTCTCTACCGCGCTGAGCTCCATCGCCAGTGCCGCTGTGTCGCCTTCCGCACAAACGCCGGCGGACAACTCGACGGAAACCACAACGGCTGAGGGAATGCTCCCGACCGCGCCTTCCACAGAGGCCTCTACGTCCACCTCACAGACTGTCCACAATCACTCAG GGGCGCCACAGGGCTCACAAACACAGAGCCCCTCTACTGCTTCCACAACTGTGACAGTATCCGGGGGAGTGACAGCGCCAGGCGGGGAAATGACAACCAGCAAAGACACCAACGTCCCCCGAAACAAAACGCAT CCGGTGGTTTATCACAAAGGGGAGCAGAACGATGAG GGACATCCTGTGGCTTTCAAAGTCTGTGAAGAGTTGATGCAGAAGATGCAGGTAGAAACGTGCACCCTGGACCTCGACCCTAACGGAACCATCAAGAAGGCCTCCGTGGAAG TTAACCCTGCCTTACTGAAGGAACTTGAAGAGAAACACAATCAG GAGGAGGCTCCGAAAAACACCACCCTGATCGCCATCCTGTGCTCCTGCGGAGCCCTGCTAGCCATGACGGCCGGCTTCATCGCCTACATCACCTGCCATCGCAAATCCTACCGGAAGAACCAG CAACACCTGACGGAGGAGCTGCAGACGGTGGAGAACGGCTACCACGACAACCCCACcctggaggtgatggaggtgcACCCGGAGATGCAGGAGAAGAAGACGGCCCTCCACGGCGAGTTCAGCGACAGTTGGATCGTCCCGTTCGACACCCTGTCCAAGGACGACCCCGAGGAGGAGGACACGCACCTGTGA